AAAAATTAAAAGCACTTTTAGGAAAACGTCATTACAAGTGTCCTTTTCTGACATAGGTGAAGGAAGGCAGGCTACGAAGGAAGAAGCAATAGGAGCGTGCACTTCctaaaataaatgaatacttCCACAGTAACTCTGTCTAGTTCATCCACAGAGTGACTGTGAAGATGCCCATGGATTTGGTACTCTACCCTAACACCTAATAAAGGATTGCCATCCACCTTTACCTAATGGTTGCTAAACACCATGCACACACAGCCACATCTATGTTCCGTTTAACTAGGAAACACTGTCAGTATATTAAATGTACAAAGGAACTTGTGAACACCAGGcgggtgggagggaaagggagaacaTTATCTGTTGAGTTCGTCGGTGTTGTAATTTCTCCAGACTAGTGTTTTTGGAGCCTTTGGAAAGGAAGCTGGGCCCTACAATCACAGCCCATCACAGGAATCCTGATCGTTTAAACACGCTCCACAGGAACGCCTAATGAATATGACCCTCCGGTGAAAGGTCTTGGACTGGGAGATACTCTCTCATGGAGGCATCATTGGTAGAACTGTAAGTGAACTTCTCATTTGGGCTCCATGATCCAGGCttgaacattttcatttgtcTCTGGCCATTTATGAAGATGCCAATCATTCCACTGCTGAAAAGTGCGCTGACATCCAGTGACAAGTTAGCATCACGGCAAGCATCCTTGTGGGAATAATATGTCCTCTGATCCAGACACCTAACATGTTCTAGCTAAAGgttttccaaatgatcatcaaacCTTCTTTCAGTTTGAGGCTCTAACTTCGCTTAGATTGATGCAAGTGGGGCATTTATTTAGCTAcccaaaatattttaaagcaatttcAAAGTGATTGCTTTGAAGAAAATAGTCATTTATTGTCAAAGCATCCAACATACCCGGATAAACTATAAAGTTTAATAAAtcttttcagggggaaaaaaagaaacacataacTATTCAGACTCCATGTCACTGGCACAAAATTACACTTTGTATTAAAAGGAAATACATATTTACATAATTGATGACATTCTTCATTGAAGTCCATAATCATTTCATGATACATGCACTTCCCCCTGGAAACTGAAATCGATTCACAGCCCCCTTTTTAttcgttttatttatttttgtaagaACACGAGCAGTCATCCAGAAATGCAGAAAGCATCTCACCCTCCTCCATATCTAAAATAAAATTTGCCCTCACATATAGTTACTACCTCTCACCTGTAAGTGCTTAATAATTTAAGTAGAAACGTCGTATGACAAATGCATCAATATGTTGCAatatatgacattttaaaaatgtacctTTGTGTTTTGGAAAAGTGAAAATGCGTGCATTTCAAAAGCAAGCCCCTCTCCCCAATAACCCCACCCAATCAAAAATCCACCATCTTGTCTCCTGTGGATGGGTAAACAtttgaatgagggtgtgtgtgtgtgtgtgtgtgtgtgtgtgtgtgtgtgtgtgtgtgtgctggggtgggtggggagggtaaGCGGTGGGCTTGCGTCCGGGTGGCGCGTTGCGGAGCTCAGGTTGGTGGCAGATGTCCTCCGTGGTGCGTTCGTTCCAGCAGGTGGCCCGACGGCGCGCGCGTGCGCGCTCACGGGCTGGGTCAGTTATGCGAGGTCATGTGCCTGGAGAGGTGGTGGCGCTCCCTGAAGGACTCGTTGCAGATGGGGCACTTGAGCTTCTCCTCCCGCCTCCGTTTCACCAGGGGCTCCAGGGCGTACTCCTTTTTGTGGTGCGAGCGCATGTGGTACACCAGGTCGGAGGTCATGCGGAAGGAGGCGTTGCACTTGGCGCACCAGTTCTGCGCGGGCAGACACAGCGAGGTGAAGGAGGGCGGCAGCAGCGTCAGCGCCGAGGGCAGCTGCAGCTGCAGGGGCcccgcggccgccgccgccgccgccgcgctctTGGGCCAGAAGGCGGTGGCGTAGACGAAGGGGCTCTGCTTGGGCAGGCCGccccccgcgccgccgccgccgccgcccgccaggGTCCCGCAGCCGCCGCCCAGGTCGCCAGCGCCCTGCAGCTTCACGGCCAGCGGGTCGGCGGCGGGGTAGAGGCGCGTGGGCCCCACGGCGTCGCCCGGGTGGCAGGGCTCCAGCGCGCCCAGCTTCTGGCCCAGCACGAGCGGCGGCAGCTGCGCGAAGGAGCGCGCCGGCTGCGAGAAGGCGCTCTTGCGCTCGTCCGCCGCCGCGCCGGGGCCCCCGCCCGCCGGCCCGCCGCCCAGCTGCGGCAGCGACGTGAAGGCGCTGCCCCGCGCCGGGCTGCCGCCCTCCAGCCGGCCGGCCAGCGGGCCCCCGGGCCGCGGGGCCAGCAGCTTGTCGGGGCCCGCGGGCGACGCGGCGGCGGGCGTGgacgagccgccgccgccgcccgcgtcCGGGTCCTCGGCGGCCGCAGCCGCGCCCCCGCCGTCGGCGGCCGCGTCCTCCGGCGGGCCCCCCGCGCGCGCCGCCTTCTTCACCTCCACGAAGGCGCTGCGCTTGGCCTCGGCCGTCTCGGGGCTGGGCGGCGCGAAGAGGCGGCCGTTCTCCTCCAGGCCGAAGTAGCTGCCCGCGGCGCGGTACTGCTGCGGCGTGCACACCAGGTCCTCCTTGGAGGCCGGCGCGGGGCGCTCTGCGAAGCGCGCTCGGCCGCCGCCCTCGGCCGCCACGGCCTCCTCGGGGAATTTCCTCTTGCCCTGGGCGCCGCCCTCGGGGCTCCGCGCCGCCTCCGGGGGGCCGCCGGCCAGGCCCCGGGCGGGGGAGCAGCTGCGGCCGCCCCGGGAGTTCTCCAGCTCCCGGGCCAGGTTGTGGAAGTCCGTCGAGGGCTTGGCTGCGCCGCTGGCCACCGGCGGGTTGCTGCCGTCGGGGGTTGGGGCCGGGTAGTGGTGGATGGGGCCGGCTTTGCAGAATTTGGGACCTGGGCCTAAGGGGGGCTCCTGTGGCTGCTGGTGGGGGTCTttggcgccgccgccgccgtggTCCTTGGCGCCCAGGCCGCCGCCATGTTCGTCTGGGGAGCTCAGCTCGGGGCCGGGCAGTCTCTTGGGGCAGCGGAAGCGCAGGTGCGCCGAGTAAGGGAACTCGAACTGGAAACGCTGGCTGCATTCCAGGCAAGTGTAGGGGGACGAGCCTGCAGAGCCAGCaaacgccacacacacacacacacacacacacacacacacacacacacgaaacacCACGCGGTTACTGAGGATTGACCCCCGGCCCAGTTTCCAAGgacccctccttcacaaacccacCCTTCCCTCCCAGGCGGGGCCTGAGTCTGTGAGACGTTTTTTGCTGATTTGGGGGAGCAAACTTGATTAAACTAAGTGTCCCTGGGTCCCCCTAGATATATCCTCACCGATATGCCCAACTGCATCCCAGCTGAGGCAGCAAGGAGGAAAGGCGCGGCCTCgtgccatgggggggggggggaagagggccCATCGCTGCCCTCCCTTCCCGCATCTCCCTTCTCTAGTGATGTGCCCCACCAGCCAACCTACCATTCATTTTGCCGTGGGATCGAGAGGGGCAGAGCAAGAGCAGCTCAGTCAGTTCTTTCCCGTACCAAACCAGTAACTCTTCGTCTTTGGCAATTCTGCGGAGGGAGCGGTAAAACAACTGTCCGTTTTTGATGTAGGCTTCAAGGTTCTGTTCTTCTTTATCTCTGGCTGATTGGACCAGACGCAGCCACATGAGACCTTCTGAGGAACCATTTGCTGCCGAGGTG
The Tenrec ecaudatus isolate mTenEca1 chromosome 3, mTenEca1.hap1, whole genome shotgun sequence DNA segment above includes these coding regions:
- the PRDM8 gene encoding PR domain zinc finger protein 8; the encoded protein is MEDLSIHRGIWDGDAKAVQQCLTDIFTSVYTTCDIPENAIFGPCVLSHTSLYDSIAFIALKSTDKRTVPYIFRVDTSAANGSSEGLMWLRLVQSARDKEEQNLEAYIKNGQLFYRSLRRIAKDEELLVWYGKELTELLLLCPSRSHGKMNGSSPYTCLECSQRFQFEFPYSAHLRFRCPKRLPGPELSSPDEHGGGLGAKDHGGGGAKDPHQQPQEPPLGPGPKFCKAGPIHHYPAPTPDGSNPPVASGAAKPSTDFHNLARELENSRGGRSCSPARGLAGGPPEAARSPEGGAQGKRKFPEEAVAAEGGGRARFAERPAPASKEDLVCTPQQYRAAGSYFGLEENGRLFAPPSPETAEAKRSAFVEVKKAARAGGPPEDAAADGGGAAAAAEDPDAGGGGGSSTPAAASPAGPDKLLAPRPGGPLAGRLEGGSPARGSAFTSLPQLGGGPAGGGPGAAADERKSAFSQPARSFAQLPPLVLGQKLGALEPCHPGDAVGPTRLYPAADPLAVKLQGAGDLGGGCGTLAGGGGGGAGGGLPKQSPFVYATAFWPKSAAAAAAAAGPLQLQLPSALTLLPPSFTSLCLPAQNWCAKCNASFRMTSDLVYHMRSHHKKEYALEPLVKRRREEKLKCPICNESFRERHHLSRHMTSHN